Sequence from the Candidatus Bathyarchaeia archaeon genome:
ATAAGGGGAGTCGAAGTAATCTTCTCAGATAGAAGTAGACATAAATTTCCAGTCGAAGTCTCGGCGAATTTCTTAAGGGACTCGAATAATAACATTATCGGCATAATTCTCTCCCTCAGAGATATCAGTGAAAGAAAAAAGATTATCGACAATTTACTTCAGGAAAAGAAGATGTTTGATATATTAATGGAGAGCATACCTGATGCCATATACTTCAAAGACGTTAACTCGAGATTTATTAGGATTAATAAGCCTAAAGCCATTAGGTTGGGTTTAAAAAGTCCTGAGGAAGCCATTGGTAAGACAGATTTCGATTTTTATCATCCAGACTTTGCACGTGAAGCCTATGAGGATGAGCAGAGGATAATGAAGACTGGTGAACCACTTATAGGAAAGATTGAGGAAGTTAAAGTTAAGGATGGAAAGATCCGATGGGTCAGTGCCACAAAGATACCAATAGTGGATGAAAATAGAAAAATAATTGGTTTAGTTGGAATTTCAAGGGATATCACGGATCTTAAACTCATGGAAAAGAAGCTCGAACACGCATATATGGAGCTAAAGAAGCATGTGGAGGAGCTACAAAGAGTCCAAGAGGAGCTTAAGCGGTCAAATAGGGATTTGGAGAATTATACTTATGTTGTCTCACATGATTTAAAGGCTCCTTTAAGAGCGATAAGATCCTTTATATCATTCCTTCTTGAGGACTATAGTGATAAGCTTGAGGGTGAAGGTTTAGAGTATTTAAAGAGGATTGATGCTGCTGCAACTCGCATGAATGAGTTTATTGAAGATCTCCTTTTGCTCTCTAGGGTTGGGCGGAAGTTTATGGAAATTGAGAGAGTTGATTTGAATGAACTGCTAGACGAGATAACTCAAGATTTTAAGCCTATAATTGAAAGTAAAAGAGCTAAGATAATTATTAGCAGGTTGCCAGTTCTCTATATACAGAGGGTTTGGATTAAACAGCTCTTCACGAACTTAATTGATAATGGGCTAAAATTTAATAAGTCCGAGGTTCCAACGGTTGAAGTTTCATGTGAAGAGATGCCTAATGAGTATCTTTTCAGGGTTAAGGATAACGGTATT
This genomic interval carries:
- a CDS encoding PAS domain S-box protein; this translates as MTLRTEEQANNMFNTYTPPAKVNNLIVDTNPLITGIEDRSSVIFYLHPEATVLTDLSGKVIDCNKAYLDLCKCEDASEILGKSIFDFISESEYSDIVKRLKESESGIRGVEVIFSDRSRHKFPVEVSANFLRDSNNNIIGIILSLRDISERKKIIDNLLQEKKMFDILMESIPDAIYFKDVNSRFIRINKPKAIRLGLKSPEEAIGKTDFDFYHPDFAREAYEDEQRIMKTGEPLIGKIEEVKVKDGKIRWVSATKIPIVDENRKIIGLVGISRDITDLKLMEKKLEHAYMELKKHVEELQRVQEELKRSNRDLENYTYVVSHDLKAPLRAIRSFISFLLEDYSDKLEGEGLEYLKRIDAAATRMNEFIEDLLLLSRVGRKFMEIERVDLNELLDEITQDFKPIIESKRAKIIISRLPVLYIQRVWIKQLFTNLIDNGLKFNKSEVPTVEVSCEEMPNEYLFRVKDNGIGIREEHLGRLFNLFERLHPSEEYEGIGAGLAICKKIVEGWGGRIWAESVFGKGSTFCFTIPKKYGSMEDVRGND